In Malus sylvestris chromosome 15, drMalSylv7.2, whole genome shotgun sequence, a single genomic region encodes these proteins:
- the LOC126602256 gene encoding receptor homology region, transmembrane domain- and RING domain-containing protein 2-like — protein sequence MGRLMSTMNLAVVLVAVAVVLFGRFCITDANVVLIGNNVTLSFDDLEASFAPAVKGSGECGVLYMAEPPDACSTLTNQVEQGTNRSSPFVLIVRGGGCSFEDKVRRAQKAGFKAAIIYDNEVSSVLVSMAGNSAGIKIYAVFVSKASGELLKKYAGLTNMELWLIACFENSAWSIMAISFISLLAMSAVLATCFFVRRHRIRRERPQASRVREFHGMSKRLVKAMPSLIFTAVLEDNCTSRTCAICLEDYSVGEKLRILPCRHKFHAFCVDSWLTSWRTFCPVCKRDARANTGDLPASESTPLLSSSPSSVASSVLSSMRSSIASSSAIQIGPALSRNPSLSHSHSYASTSHIQQSLRSSYRQSPSISASRSSMDLRNVSSQRSHASYFVSPNSFGYPSLLPPNSRYISVGHFPSPSNASPSYISSSSHRQHPLHCSESAATFSPFSSAQSLPEC from the exons atGGGGAGATTGATGAGCACTATGAATCTGGCGGTGGTTctggtggcggtggcggtggttTTGTTCGGCCGATTTTGCATCACCGACGCCAATGTGGTGCTGATCGGGAACAACGTTACTCTCTCTTTCGATGACTTGGAGGCTAGTTTCG CTCCGGCGGTTAAGGGTTCGGGGGAATGCGGAGTATTGTATATGGCAGAGCCTCCTGATGCGTGCTCGACATTGACTAATCAAGTCGAACAAGGCACGAATCGTAGCTCCCCTTTTGTTTTGATCGTGAGAGGAGGAGGGTGTAGTTTTGAGGATAAAGTTAGAAGAGCTCAAAAGGCAGGCTTCAAAGCTGCAATTATCTACGACAACGAAGTTAGCAGCGTCTTGGTTTCAA TGGCAGGAAATTCAGCTGGTATAAAAATATATGCTGTGTTCGTTTCGAAAGCTTCTGGTGAACTACTAAAAAAGTACGCTGGACTTACTAACATGGAGCTGTGGCTAATTGCGTGCTTTGAGAATTCAGCGTGGTCAATCATGGCAATCTCTTTCATTTCATTGCTTGCCATGTCTGCAGTGCTGGCTACTTGTTTTTTCGTTCGTAGGCATCGAATAAGACGAGAAAGGCCTCAAGCTTCTCGTGTTCGAGAATTTCATGGGATGAGCAAGCGCTTAGTAAAAGCAATGCCAAGTTTGATATTTACCGCAGTTTTAGAGGACAACTGTACATCAAGAACATGTGCTATATGTCTTGAGGACTATAGTGTTGGAGAAAAACTCAGGATTCTGCCATGTCGTCATA AATTTCATGCTTTCTGTGTGGATTCCTGGCTTACTTCATGGAGAACCTTTTGTCCAGTTTGCAAGCGTGATGCAAGAGCTAACACAGGTGATCTACCCGCCTCAGAATCCACACCATTGCTTTCATCCAGTCCATCCTCTGTGGCATCTTCTGTACTTTCATCTATGAGATCATCAATAGCATCATCTTCAGCAATACAGATAGGACCAGCATTGTCACGGAACCCTTCACTTTCTCATTCTCACTCTTATGCTAGCACAAGTCACATTCAGCAGTCTCTTAGGTCCTCCTATCGCCAGTCCCCTTCTATTAGTGCAAGCAGAAGTTCAATGGACCTCCGAAATGTCTCGTCCCAAAGGTCTCATGCTTCCTATTTTGTATCACCCAATTCCTTTGGTTACCCATCTTTATTACCCCCGAATTCAAGATACATATCTGTTGGACACTTTCCAAGCCC